One window of the Natrinema sp. CBA1119 genome contains the following:
- a CDS encoding PAS domain S-box protein, with protein MVGIAVYHGLLANATTRSISVLLGTIGVVVALISGIAPPDLATLGFGAATEPGLLVVGLAARSGSDGPTDIERLTDELRQFISRIEDDPASSEADRADESTDIADAIDFAIDRDDEVGRLSEVIEDLTVAVRERERRRAERDRDRRDLYRVTSDPELRGEAKIRRLLELGCDRLGLETGLLSRIDESTDRYEVETAVGHEDDLEGAVLDLSTIYCRDAITSDDILGIHDAEATDRESHPAADERGISCYLGAKIVVDGELYGTLCFLNRDSRDRPFTAAEKSFVDLMSRWMSQAVERRTYVRRLERAQQFTDDMLDAVDDVVYLLDEDGEVRRWNESLCETTGYADTEIEPLHALDFFDETDHDRIMAAIEEVLETGSTRIDAPLVTSDGRRIPYEFAGSVLEGPDGDRLIAGVGRDISERRDKERRLERYKQFTNDVLDALDDVFYILDEDGVLQRWNETLVEMSGYSNAEIESMDALDFFDEEHRSAIRDSIEEAFETGETRVEAAVQPKSGERIPYEFVASVLEAPDGQPVEVGIGRDISKRRDKERRLREREARLERTTHLLEQSQRLAEIGAWELDVTEEPYELWWTAEVRRIHGVSSDETIDLERSLGFYHPDDRPRVREAVERAIEDGERYDLELRITTDDGDRRWVRAIGEPVFESGAEYRSAEGRLQSGDGDVIKVRGSFQDITERKERERELERTETIIQALDELVYTIDAEGRFTFLNDALTSITGYEPEELIGEHVSTVLADGDLETARERIRDLLRADEPSRTFEMALETVHGDVLDAENHMALLPMADDEFAGTAGVIRDITERKERERELEATSARLEALFENSPDMINVLDTEGTIVDANKRLANELGYPADELLDTKIWEYDRLVDAADVLTQLEEMSVGERQKFEGEYRRRNGSTFPVEIHLICLDFENENRFMAISRDITERKKRERDLRETKRRLELTLEGTNTGVWEWDLATDTVDWNETYEGLLGLEEGAFGGTFDAFEQRVHPNDVARVNEEVTRAIERDELFQTEFRLRHEDGGWVWVGARGRVVHDEDGSKRVVGINNDISQRKEHERELERTTELLEQAERIASIGGWELDVSGDFPDVTLTDGLRRLYDLPLDADVDPELALSFPHPDDEAMVSDIVAAALERGKSYEIEHRIETIEGDVRWVRSIGEPVYRDGDGRPADAEPATHDHAGGPAVDDRKLPQPGDSIVGVRGSIQDITARKERELALESLHDAARDLLGTDTEREVAALVVETAEDILEASGVAVYALDSDVNRFEPVAYTDEFATLCSGPPSVAVGDDDSVLWNAYVTETGTVVDDPVSFDRSQVFGPAVESGVVVPIGDHGVFAVASGDGTIDTDARRLIETLVATTEAAFDRLASEASLREREAELEERNRRLNRQIEITELIRRIDQSLIGADGRAEIERTVPERLIEADDVAFAWIGQLDAGGTRLEPRAWAGTGQEYLDDVSLEGDASVEPAVRTARTETPTVVSNVVEGLQGDPWRRRAVDRGFQSVISVPLSHAEYSYGVLTVYADEPDAFADLERTVMTELGEGIANAITAAKTREALHAETVLELTLRIEGSEDLLSRIAAKTGARVEYAGLGTHSGDETLLFFETSGVSPDDVRAVLDDLVSVTDSRLISDADGDCRFEATVTGEVIASRLVRHGGSPRSMHADATGTEITVDVSMGTDVREFVEMLREGYPTVELRSRRHVERSMGTRRELVTSLFEALTDRQLEVLRTAYFAGFFEWPRESTGEEIAELLAVTQPTVNRHLRIGQQRLLAQLFEDELPVPAE; from the coding sequence ATGGTCGGTATCGCCGTTTATCACGGACTGCTCGCGAACGCCACGACGCGTTCGATCTCGGTTTTGCTCGGAACGATCGGCGTGGTGGTCGCTCTCATCAGCGGGATCGCACCGCCCGATCTGGCGACGCTGGGGTTCGGCGCGGCGACGGAACCCGGACTACTCGTCGTGGGACTCGCCGCGCGGAGCGGCTCCGATGGACCGACCGATATCGAGCGACTCACCGACGAACTCCGGCAGTTCATTTCGCGCATCGAGGATGATCCCGCGTCGTCCGAGGCCGACCGCGCCGATGAATCGACCGATATCGCCGACGCTATCGACTTCGCGATCGATCGGGACGACGAGGTCGGCCGACTCTCCGAGGTCATCGAGGACCTGACGGTCGCGGTGCGCGAGCGCGAACGGCGACGCGCCGAGCGCGATCGCGACCGACGGGACCTCTACCGGGTCACGTCCGACCCCGAACTCCGGGGCGAGGCGAAGATCCGACGACTGCTCGAGCTCGGCTGTGACCGGCTGGGGCTCGAGACCGGGCTCCTCTCTCGGATCGACGAGTCGACCGACCGCTACGAGGTCGAGACGGCCGTCGGCCACGAGGACGACCTCGAGGGGGCGGTACTGGATCTCTCGACGATCTACTGTCGAGACGCGATCACGTCGGACGATATTCTGGGAATCCACGACGCCGAAGCGACGGACCGGGAATCACACCCGGCGGCCGACGAACGCGGTATCAGTTGCTATCTCGGCGCCAAGATCGTCGTCGATGGCGAACTCTACGGGACGCTCTGTTTCCTGAACCGCGACTCCCGGGACCGGCCGTTTACGGCCGCCGAAAAATCGTTCGTGGATCTGATGAGCCGCTGGATGAGCCAGGCCGTCGAGCGGCGCACGTACGTTCGACGCCTCGAGCGAGCCCAGCAGTTCACCGACGACATGCTCGACGCCGTCGACGACGTCGTCTATCTGCTCGACGAGGACGGCGAGGTCCGGCGATGGAACGAGAGCCTGTGCGAGACGACCGGCTACGCGGACACCGAGATCGAGCCGTTGCACGCCCTGGACTTCTTCGACGAGACCGACCACGACCGGATCATGGCCGCGATCGAGGAGGTTCTCGAAACCGGATCGACGCGCATCGACGCCCCACTCGTGACCAGCGACGGCCGGCGGATCCCCTACGAGTTCGCCGGATCGGTCCTCGAGGGCCCGGACGGAGACCGGCTCATCGCCGGCGTGGGCCGCGATATCAGCGAGCGCAGGGACAAAGAGCGACGGCTCGAGCGATACAAGCAGTTCACGAACGACGTCCTCGACGCGTTGGACGACGTGTTCTACATCCTCGACGAGGACGGGGTCCTCCAGCGCTGGAACGAGACGCTGGTCGAGATGTCGGGGTATTCGAACGCCGAGATCGAGTCGATGGACGCCCTGGACTTCTTCGACGAGGAACACCGGTCGGCTATCCGCGACTCGATCGAAGAGGCCTTCGAGACGGGCGAGACGCGGGTCGAGGCGGCGGTGCAACCGAAATCGGGCGAGCGGATCCCCTACGAGTTCGTCGCATCGGTCCTCGAGGCTCCCGACGGCCAGCCCGTCGAGGTCGGGATTGGCCGTGACATCAGCAAGCGCAGGGACAAAGAGCGTCGGCTCCGCGAGCGCGAGGCCCGACTCGAGCGAACCACGCACCTGCTCGAGCAGTCCCAGCGGCTGGCGGAGATCGGCGCGTGGGAACTCGACGTGACCGAGGAGCCGTACGAGCTATGGTGGACCGCCGAGGTTCGCCGAATCCACGGCGTTTCGTCCGACGAGACGATCGACCTCGAGCGGTCGCTCGGATTCTACCACCCCGACGACCGACCGCGGGTTCGCGAGGCGGTCGAGCGCGCGATCGAGGACGGAGAGCGCTACGATCTCGAACTCCGCATCACGACGGACGACGGTGACCGACGATGGGTTCGGGCGATCGGCGAACCGGTCTTCGAGAGCGGAGCGGAGTACCGCTCCGCCGAAGGCCGACTGCAGTCCGGCGACGGCGACGTCATCAAAGTCAGAGGATCGTTTCAGGACATCACCGAGCGCAAGGAGCGCGAACGCGAACTCGAGCGCACCGAGACGATCATTCAGGCGCTTGACGAACTGGTGTACACGATCGACGCCGAGGGCCGCTTCACCTTCCTGAACGACGCTCTCACGTCGATCACCGGCTATGAGCCCGAGGAGTTGATCGGCGAGCACGTTTCGACGGTGCTGGCCGACGGGGATCTCGAGACGGCCAGGGAGCGGATCCGCGACCTGCTCCGCGCCGACGAACCGTCTCGGACGTTCGAGATGGCCCTCGAGACCGTTCACGGGGACGTGCTCGACGCGGAAAATCACATGGCGCTGTTGCCGATGGCCGACGACGAGTTTGCCGGAACCGCGGGCGTTATCCGCGACATCACCGAGCGCAAGGAGCGCGAACGCGAACTCGAAGCGACGAGCGCACGGCTCGAGGCGCTCTTCGAGAACTCTCCCGACATGATCAACGTGCTCGATACCGAGGGAACGATCGTCGACGCCAACAAACGGCTCGCCAACGAACTGGGCTATCCCGCGGACGAACTGCTCGACACGAAAATTTGGGAGTACGATCGCCTGGTCGACGCGGCCGACGTCCTGACTCAGCTCGAGGAGATGTCGGTCGGCGAACGACAGAAATTCGAAGGCGAGTATCGGCGCCGCAACGGGTCGACGTTCCCCGTCGAAATCCACCTGATCTGTCTCGACTTCGAGAACGAGAACCGCTTTATGGCTATCAGCCGCGACATCACCGAGCGGAAGAAACGCGAGCGGGACCTTCGCGAGACGAAACGCCGCCTCGAACTCACGCTTGAGGGGACCAACACGGGCGTCTGGGAGTGGGACTTAGCAACCGATACGGTCGACTGGAACGAGACGTACGAGGGACTGTTGGGCCTCGAGGAGGGGGCTTTCGGCGGAACGTTCGACGCCTTCGAACAGCGCGTCCATCCGAACGACGTCGCTCGCGTCAACGAGGAGGTCACCCGCGCTATCGAGCGCGACGAACTGTTCCAGACGGAGTTCAGGCTTCGACACGAAGACGGGGGCTGGGTCTGGGTCGGTGCCCGCGGTCGGGTCGTCCACGACGAGGACGGGAGCAAGCGCGTAGTCGGGATCAACAACGACATCTCTCAGCGCAAGGAACACGAACGCGAACTCGAGCGGACGACGGAACTCTTAGAGCAGGCCGAACGGATCGCCAGCATCGGCGGCTGGGAACTCGACGTAAGCGGTGACTTCCCCGACGTGACCCTGACCGACGGGCTGCGGCGCCTTTACGACCTGCCGCTGGACGCGGACGTCGATCCGGAACTGGCGTTGTCGTTCCCGCATCCGGACGACGAAGCGATGGTTTCGGACATCGTCGCTGCGGCACTCGAGCGGGGGAAGAGCTACGAGATCGAACACCGCATAGAGACTATCGAGGGAGACGTGCGCTGGGTTCGATCGATCGGCGAGCCGGTCTACCGGGACGGCGACGGCCGGCCGGCTGACGCCGAGCCGGCGACTCACGATCACGCGGGCGGCCCTGCTGTCGACGACCGGAAGTTGCCGCAGCCCGGCGACAGCATCGTCGGGGTCCGGGGATCGATTCAGGACATCACGGCGAGAAAGGAGCGCGAACTGGCCCTCGAGTCGCTCCACGACGCCGCCCGCGACCTGCTGGGCACCGACACCGAACGGGAGGTCGCGGCGCTGGTCGTCGAAACGGCTGAAGATATCCTCGAGGCGTCGGGCGTGGCCGTTTACGCCCTCGACTCCGACGTGAACCGGTTCGAGCCCGTCGCGTACACCGACGAGTTCGCGACGCTCTGTTCGGGACCGCCGTCGGTCGCCGTCGGCGACGACGACTCCGTTCTCTGGAACGCCTACGTGACGGAAACGGGGACGGTCGTCGACGATCCGGTATCGTTCGATCGATCGCAGGTCTTCGGGCCGGCGGTCGAGAGCGGGGTCGTCGTTCCGATCGGCGATCACGGGGTCTTCGCGGTCGCGTCGGGCGACGGAACGATCGACACCGACGCTCGGCGGCTGATCGAGACGCTCGTCGCCACGACCGAGGCCGCGTTCGATCGCCTCGCGAGCGAGGCCAGCCTCCGCGAGCGGGAGGCGGAGCTCGAGGAACGGAACCGCCGGCTCAACCGCCAGATCGAGATTACCGAACTCATCAGGCGGATCGATCAGTCGCTGATCGGGGCCGACGGCCGTGCGGAGATCGAACGGACCGTCCCCGAGCGGCTGATCGAGGCCGACGACGTCGCGTTCGCGTGGATCGGCCAGCTCGACGCCGGCGGCACTCGACTCGAGCCCCGGGCCTGGGCGGGCACCGGCCAAGAGTATCTCGACGACGTCTCCCTCGAGGGTGACGCGTCGGTTGAGCCGGCCGTCCGGACCGCCCGGACCGAGACGCCGACGGTCGTCTCGAACGTCGTCGAAGGGCTGCAAGGCGACCCCTGGCGGCGACGAGCCGTCGACCGGGGGTTCCAGTCGGTCATCAGTGTCCCCCTCTCGCATGCGGAGTACTCCTACGGCGTCCTCACGGTCTACGCCGACGAACCGGACGCGTTCGCCGACCTCGAGCGGACGGTCATGACGGAACTCGGCGAGGGGATCGCGAACGCGATCACCGCCGCCAAAACTCGGGAGGCACTGCACGCCGAAACGGTGCTCGAGTTGACCCTGCGGATCGAGGGTTCGGAGGACCTGCTGTCTCGGATCGCGGCGAAGACGGGTGCCCGGGTCGAGTACGCGGGTCTGGGGACGCACTCCGGCGACGAGACGCTGCTGTTCTTCGAGACCAGCGGCGTCTCCCCCGACGACGTTCGCGCGGTCCTCGACGATCTCGTCTCGGTGACGGACTCCCGGCTCATCAGCGACGCCGACGGCGACTGCCGGTTCGAGGCGACCGTCACCGGCGAGGTCATCGCCTCGCGGCTGGTCCGCCACGGCGGCAGTCCGCGCTCGATGCACGCCGACGCGACGGGGACCGAGATCACCGTCGACGTCTCGATGGGCACCGACGTCCGCGAGTTCGTCGAGATGCTCCGCGAGGGGTATCCGACCGTCGAGCTCCGATCCCGCCGCCACGTCGAGCGATCGATGGGGACGCGACGCGAACTCGTCACGTCGCTGTTCGAGGCGCTGACCGACCGGCAACTCGAAGTGCTTCGTACGGCCTACTTCGCCGGCTTCTTCGAGTGGCCCCGCGAGAGCACCGGCGAGGAGATCGCAGAGTTGCTCGCGGTGACGCAGCCGACGGTCAACAGACACCTTCGAATCGGCCAGCAGCGACTGCTGGCACAGCTGTTCGAGGACGAACTGCCGGTTCCCGCGGAGTGA
- a CDS encoding CPBP family intramembrane glutamic endopeptidase, producing the protein METPARHRDDGPIRSTLVAIGLAAFGILASQFTVLPAVLLDPAVVTSPMEASITSRALLLTLNFVGFALAGGIYLAATDRGWSYVDLRTPTKRGWGYILAGVVGSFVFYVLVSLLVQLLSLPTADNSVSGFIGDDQTMVLVMIAIVFLFNAPAEEFLFRNIVQKRLYDAFSRLQAVIIASAIFALIHILSYAVSQSLLATVVPVVIVFGGSIIFGLLYAKTDNLFVPIAAHAAFNAIQFGILYIALEYDIETAEPSTSLLVDLLAVVPL; encoded by the coding sequence ATGGAAACGCCCGCACGCCATCGCGACGACGGCCCGATTCGATCGACGCTCGTCGCGATCGGCCTGGCAGCGTTCGGTATCCTCGCCAGTCAGTTCACGGTCCTCCCCGCCGTCCTGCTCGATCCAGCGGTAGTCACGTCACCGATGGAGGCGTCGATCACGAGTCGAGCACTCCTGTTGACCCTGAACTTCGTCGGCTTCGCGCTCGCCGGTGGGATCTACCTCGCGGCGACCGACCGCGGCTGGTCGTACGTCGACCTCCGAACCCCGACGAAACGGGGCTGGGGCTACATCCTCGCCGGCGTCGTCGGGAGCTTCGTGTTTTACGTTCTCGTCAGCCTGCTCGTCCAGTTGCTTTCCCTCCCCACCGCGGACAACTCGGTCTCGGGCTTCATCGGCGACGACCAGACGATGGTTCTCGTCATGATCGCGATCGTCTTCCTCTTCAACGCGCCGGCCGAGGAGTTCCTCTTTCGGAATATCGTCCAGAAGCGCCTCTACGATGCGTTCTCTCGGCTTCAGGCGGTTATCATCGCCAGCGCCATCTTCGCGCTGATCCACATCCTGTCGTACGCCGTCTCCCAGTCGCTGCTCGCCACCGTCGTTCCGGTCGTCATCGTCTTCGGCGGCTCGATCATCTTCGGGTTGCTCTACGCGAAAACGGACAACCTCTTCGTGCCGATCGCCGCCCACGCCGCCTTCAACGCCATCCAGTTCGGCATCCTCTACATCGCCCTCGAGTACGATATCGAGACCGCCGAGCCGTCGACGTCGCTGCTCGTCGACCTGCTGGCGGTTGTCCCGCTGTAA
- the hjc gene encoding Holliday junction resolvase Hjc, protein MSQAKGDRRERELVNALDEAGFAVMRAPASGSATERELPDVLAGDSEQFYAIEAKSSSGDPIYLTGEEVEALIYFAQNFGAKPRIGIRFDREDWYFFHPGDLHVTDGGNYRVKKETAIAEGTDFPEFTGRSEKVTLEEVGEGGADTGPDEEILRVLNAVEQGVMDVEEAAKVLE, encoded by the coding sequence ATGTCTCAGGCGAAGGGCGACCGCCGCGAGCGGGAACTCGTCAACGCGCTCGACGAGGCCGGCTTCGCGGTCATGCGTGCGCCCGCCAGCGGTTCTGCGACCGAACGCGAACTCCCCGACGTGCTCGCCGGCGACAGCGAACAGTTCTACGCGATCGAGGCGAAATCGAGTTCGGGCGACCCGATCTATCTCACCGGCGAGGAGGTCGAAGCGCTTATCTACTTCGCGCAGAACTTCGGCGCGAAACCCCGGATCGGGATCCGCTTCGACCGAGAGGACTGGTACTTCTTCCACCCTGGCGACCTCCACGTGACCGACGGCGGCAACTACCGGGTCAAGAAGGAGACGGCCATCGCCGAGGGAACCGATTTTCCCGAGTTCACCGGCCGATCCGAGAAGGTCACGCTCGAGGAAGTCGGCGAGGGCGGGGCCGATACCGGACCCGACGAGGAGATCCTCCGCGTGCTCAACGCCGTCGAGCAGGGCGTGATGGACGTCGAGGAGGCCGCGAAAGTGCTCGAGTGA
- a CDS encoding HalOD1 output domain-containing protein produces the protein MTGTTVEQYSDSISLRVVEALATATDTAAHELEPLYNVVDPEALDQLFQQDTNGGVRVTFEYGDSLVEVRSDGTVSIDGNVHEGR, from the coding sequence ATGACTGGAACGACGGTAGAGCAATACAGCGATTCGATCAGTCTCCGCGTCGTCGAGGCGCTCGCGACTGCAACCGACACCGCCGCACACGAACTCGAGCCCCTGTACAACGTCGTCGATCCCGAGGCGCTCGATCAGCTCTTCCAACAGGACACGAACGGCGGGGTTCGCGTCACGTTCGAATACGGCGATTCGCTGGTCGAGGTTCGAAGCGACGGCACCGTCAGCATCGACGGGAACGTCCATGAGGGCAGGTAA
- a CDS encoding PAS domain-containing protein: MLKSTAVVPEPPVRTRPTQIRLLVVGRECDAIDRAFDDETEVTVESVPTLESARPRFDDIDCLVVQSPTTAANGTEDRGESGERTDDTTRDTPTDNGSAGDVADRLETIRTDAPELPVVVLADELTLALTRTVRSDGWTAIVERDETLALFPDRVHDLLERRRLTTLARRSLASVEFAGDAIAIVDPDGDVQFASRSFAMQFGSDRDALTGTPWRALFTDAAVSHLESAALPTVAEGWRWTGSCTGRRQTGATFPARVRLGGLEDDSLVFAVDESKGSDGLEE; the protein is encoded by the coding sequence CTGTTGAAATCAACTGCTGTCGTCCCCGAACCCCCCGTTCGAACGCGGCCAACACAGATTCGTCTCCTCGTCGTCGGCCGCGAGTGCGACGCGATCGACCGCGCGTTCGACGACGAAACCGAAGTCACCGTCGAGTCGGTCCCCACGCTCGAGAGCGCGCGGCCCCGATTCGACGACATCGACTGTCTCGTCGTGCAGTCGCCGACGACGGCGGCCAACGGAACTGAGGACCGCGGCGAAAGTGGCGAGCGGACCGATGATACGACGAGGGACACGCCGACCGACAACGGGAGCGCAGGTGACGTTGCGGACCGACTCGAGACGATCAGGACCGACGCGCCCGAACTACCGGTCGTCGTCCTCGCGGACGAGCTCACGCTCGCACTGACGCGGACGGTCCGCTCGGACGGGTGGACCGCCATCGTCGAACGGGACGAGACGCTCGCGCTGTTCCCCGACCGCGTCCACGATCTCCTCGAGCGCCGCCGGCTGACGACGCTCGCGCGACGATCGCTGGCGAGCGTGGAGTTCGCCGGCGATGCGATCGCGATCGTCGACCCCGACGGCGACGTCCAGTTCGCGAGTCGCTCCTTCGCGATGCAGTTCGGCTCCGATCGCGACGCGCTCACCGGAACCCCATGGCGGGCACTGTTCACCGACGCGGCCGTTTCCCACCTCGAGTCGGCGGCGCTCCCGACCGTCGCCGAGGGATGGCGGTGGACTGGTAGTTGCACCGGCCGTCGGCAGACGGGCGCGACGTTCCCGGCTCGCGTTCGGCTCGGCGGTCTCGAGGACGACAGTCTGGTGTTCGCGGTCGACGAAAGCAAGGGAAGCGACGGGCTCGAGGAGTGA
- a CDS encoding amidohydrolase, whose amino-acid sequence MTTLAITDGQVLRPDLTVATADVLIDQDSGEILEIGPDLAGDADETLDAADSLVTPGFVNGHCHVAMSLLRGYADDKPLEAWLQEDIWPAEGELTPDDVRVGAELGLLELIKSGTTAFADMYFHVPEVAAAVEDAGLRARLGHGIVTVGKDGEAARDDARTSLEIAREYDGAADGRISTAFMPHSLTTVGSEYLEEFVPEARAAGVPIHYHANETEAEVAPIVDDYGQRPLEYAAEHGFLESEDFVAHGVHVDDREIELLAEAGTGVIHCPASNMKLASGMAPVQRMLDAGVTVGLGTDGAASNNDLSMLDEARDAAMLGKLAADDASAVPAEAVVDLATRGSADAIGLESGRLEAGASADFAVIDLEQPHLTPRHDLVSHLAYAAAAADVRHTVCDGRVLMRDREVLTLEEAAVRERALEAAESLSARAAE is encoded by the coding sequence ATGACGACGCTTGCGATTACCGACGGGCAGGTCCTCCGCCCCGATCTAACGGTGGCGACTGCCGACGTACTGATCGATCAGGACAGCGGCGAAATCCTCGAGATCGGCCCCGATCTCGCGGGCGACGCCGACGAGACGCTCGACGCCGCGGACTCGCTCGTGACGCCGGGGTTCGTCAACGGCCACTGCCACGTCGCCATGTCGCTCCTGCGGGGGTACGCCGACGACAAACCGCTCGAGGCGTGGCTCCAGGAGGACATCTGGCCCGCCGAAGGAGAGCTGACGCCCGACGATGTCCGCGTCGGCGCGGAACTCGGCCTGCTCGAACTCATTAAATCCGGAACGACCGCCTTCGCGGACATGTACTTCCACGTCCCCGAGGTCGCCGCCGCGGTCGAGGATGCGGGGCTCCGTGCCCGCCTCGGCCACGGTATCGTCACCGTCGGCAAGGATGGCGAGGCCGCGCGCGACGACGCGCGAACGAGTCTCGAGATCGCCCGCGAGTACGACGGCGCGGCCGACGGGCGGATTTCGACGGCCTTTATGCCCCACTCGCTGACGACCGTCGGGAGCGAGTACCTCGAGGAGTTCGTTCCCGAAGCCCGAGCAGCGGGCGTGCCGATCCACTATCACGCCAACGAGACCGAAGCCGAGGTCGCGCCGATCGTCGACGACTACGGCCAGCGGCCGCTCGAGTACGCCGCCGAGCACGGGTTCCTCGAGTCCGAGGACTTCGTCGCCCACGGCGTCCACGTCGACGACCGGGAGATCGAACTGCTCGCCGAGGCCGGCACCGGCGTGATCCACTGCCCGGCGTCGAACATGAAACTGGCGAGCGGGATGGCGCCCGTCCAGCGCATGCTCGATGCCGGCGTCACCGTCGGCCTCGGGACGGACGGCGCGGCCTCGAACAACGACCTCTCGATGCTCGACGAGGCCCGCGACGCGGCCATGCTGGGCAAACTCGCGGCCGACGACGCCAGCGCGGTGCCCGCCGAAGCGGTCGTCGACCTCGCGACGCGGGGGAGCGCCGACGCGATCGGCCTCGAGTCGGGTCGTCTCGAGGCGGGCGCGTCGGCCGATTTCGCGGTGATCGACCTCGAGCAACCGCACCTGACGCCGCGACACGATCTCGTGAGCCACCTCGCGTACGCGGCGGCGGCCGCCGACGTGCGACACACCGTCTGTGACGGCCGGGTACTCATGCGCGATCGCGAGGTACTGACGCTCGAGGAAGCGGCAGTTCGAGAGCGAGCGCTCGAAGCCGCCGAGTCGCTTTCGGCCCGCGCCGCCGAGTAA
- a CDS encoding adenosylhomocysteinase, with protein sequence MTDTEYLPISEQLDNLESAREEGRRKMDWAAQHMPICEHVREEFVANQPFAGERIGMAMHVEAKTAILVETLAEGGAEVAVTGCNPLSTHDDVSAALDTHENITSYAKRGVDDDEYYAAIEAVIAHEPTVTVDDGMDLVAAIHEDYPELIDGIVGGAEETTTGVHRLRAMDEDGALEYPVFAVNDTPMKRLFDNVHGTGESSLASIAMTTNLSWAGKNVVVAGYGYCGKGVAKKASGQNANVIVTEVEPRRALEAHMEGYDVMPMSEAAEVGDVFLTTTGNRDVIVEEHFEEMQDGVLLANAGHFDIEIDLEALDDLAADRFEARDGVEAYEMADGRKLNVIAEGRLVNLAAPVSLGHPVEVMDQSFGVQAVCVREMLENSDAYDAGVHDVPDDLDKEIAEIKLEAEGVDFDSLTDTQRDYMGSWDHGT encoded by the coding sequence ATGACCGACACCGAGTATCTCCCGATCAGCGAGCAACTCGACAATCTCGAGTCCGCTCGCGAGGAGGGACGCCGAAAAATGGACTGGGCCGCCCAACACATGCCGATCTGCGAGCACGTTCGCGAGGAGTTCGTCGCGAACCAGCCCTTCGCGGGCGAGCGTATCGGGATGGCGATGCACGTCGAGGCAAAGACGGCGATCCTCGTCGAAACGCTCGCGGAGGGCGGCGCCGAGGTCGCAGTCACGGGCTGCAACCCGCTTTCGACCCACGACGACGTGAGCGCGGCGCTCGACACGCACGAGAACATCACCAGCTACGCCAAGCGCGGCGTCGACGACGACGAGTACTACGCCGCGATCGAGGCCGTCATCGCCCACGAGCCGACGGTCACGGTCGACGACGGGATGGACCTCGTGGCAGCGATCCACGAGGACTACCCCGAACTGATCGACGGCATCGTCGGCGGGGCGGAGGAGACGACCACCGGCGTCCACCGCCTGCGCGCGATGGACGAAGACGGGGCGCTCGAGTACCCCGTCTTCGCGGTCAATGACACGCCCATGAAGCGCCTCTTCGACAACGTCCACGGCACTGGCGAGTCCTCGCTGGCCTCCATCGCGATGACCACGAACCTCTCGTGGGCCGGCAAGAACGTCGTCGTCGCGGGCTACGGCTACTGCGGCAAGGGCGTCGCGAAGAAGGCCTCGGGCCAGAACGCGAACGTCATCGTCACCGAAGTCGAGCCCCGGCGCGCGCTCGAGGCCCACATGGAGGGCTACGACGTCATGCCCATGTCGGAAGCGGCCGAAGTGGGCGACGTCTTCCTGACGACGACGGGCAACCGCGACGTCATCGTCGAAGAACACTTCGAGGAGATGCAAGACGGTGTCCTGCTGGCCAACGCGGGCCACTTCGACATCGAGATCGACCTTGAGGCGCTCGACGACCTCGCGGCTGATCGCTTCGAGGCCCGCGACGGTGTCGAAGCGTACGAGATGGCCGACGGTCGCAAGCTGAACGTCATCGCCGAGGGGCGACTCGTCAACCTCGCCGCGCCCGTCTCGCTGGGCCACCCCGTCGAGGTCATGGACCAGTCGTTCGGCGTTCAGGCCGTCTGCGTGCGCGAGATGCTGGAAAACAGCGACGCCTACGACGCCGGCGTCCACGACGTCCCCGACGACCTCGACAAGGAGATCGCCGAGATCAAACTCGAGGCCGAGGGCGTCGACTTCGATTCGCTGACGGACACCCAGCGCGACTACATGGGCAGCTGGGACCACGGAACGTAG